The Terriglobus roseus region GATGCAGTTCCGAGGAAAGCCTAAGAACTCAGCAACTCCCGCCCGAGCGAAGCAACCTTCGCACGACGCAGCAGGAATCTGCCGGGGGCTTTCGGACGAAGGACCTAGAACTCGGCCACCAGGTTGGCCTTCTCAATATCCCGCAGCGGAATAGTAACGGTCTGCGGTGGAGGCTCGGTGCCTTTCTTTTTCTTGCCCTTCTGCTTCACTGCAGAAAGGTCCAGCGTCACAGCATCGTCTGCAAAGGTCATGCGCCCGGTCAGCGTCTTCATGCTGTTGATTGGCGTGAACAGCTTCACAGCAACGAGAAAACCCTGGAATCGCTGGTAGTCCGCTGGCTTATACAGCCTGCGCTCAATACCTGGCGACGAAACTTCCAGCACGTACTCCTGAGTGCCGGGAACGAGCTCTTCCACGTCCAGTACAGTACCGAAATCCTGCGCAAACACGGCGCAGTCTTCATGCGTTACACCAGACAGTGCTTCTATGGGAACACCGCTGGGCAAACCGAGGGATTCGGCATCCGGATCATTCGCGGCTTCAGTTGCCTTCGCCTTCAGAGCGTCACGGCCAGCAGCATCCTTCTCCACAAACACGCGGAGAGCACGCGCCTTACCCGCGCCAGTGAAATCGACTTCGACCACTTCAAGCCCGTGGCTCGCCGCAACGCGTTCTGCCGCAGCGCGGATTGCATCCATGGAAACTGCCATTGCGAAAAGCCCTCCTTCACGGCGAAGCGCCGCAGAAATCTCAAACAAACCAAAGAAAATGGCGGGCTCTCGCCCACCAGTCGTTTCGCCGAGGGTTGGATCGCCTGGCGGACTCTGATTTCTTTATAAGAATACAGTACTTCCGTAATCAGTTCAACGTCCCTATCCGGAATGCTCAGTGGACCTTGGGGATGGTGGCTTGCCGATCCCAGGAGACAGTCAAGGCCTGATGCTGCTCCGGTTTCGTTCCGGGATAGAGTCCGGGCCATGCTGCAGCCAGCTGCTGCGACAGAACGTCGTGATACGGACCGTCCTTACGAATAGCGATGCCATAGATGTAGGCACCAGGATAAAAGTCGTACTCCTTCAGGAACTTGGGAGCAGTAATCAGAATGCCTCGTTGCCACGTGTAATCGTCGTGTGGGAGCCAGATGAGATCCGCTTTGCGATCCAGAAACTGGTCAGGATGAAATCCATCCAGCGCGATCTCAGTATCGTTCAGTCCGGCAACGTCAATCACGTTCTTGTTCAGCGCCATGTATCCCAACTGTCCTACTTCACTGGATGCCAGCGTGCCTCCCATGGGCATTGCATCGGCCAACGCAGCCACGCCTTCGATAGCAACCCAGTAATTCAGTTGTGGCAGAGTTTTCCCATCCGCCGTCGTTGCCTGCACAGCTGAATAACGCAGAACAGGTTCCGCATACCATTCCAGCCAATCCATCACTTGCCGCGGTGTGACAATCGCCAGGATGAATATCAATGCCGCGCCTGCGACTTGCGGTGTGCGGAAGATGGATCGGAACGTCTCGCCTTTGTGCAATCTCTCATCCGTAAGCAACAGGGCAGGAATCACACAAAGAGGAAAGTACGGAATGAAGTAGCGGACAGAGCCGCCCATAATCTGCGTCACCGTACACAGATAAGACATGATTACGGCCAAGGCACCGAGCATGGCTACCACCATGCGTCGATCGCTTCGCCGACAGAAAATCACCATGGCAAACAGAAACGGCCAGAACATTTGTAGGAACTGGAATGCCATGGTCACCGGATACCAGCGCGACGCATAGCCTTGATAGGCGTGTTGCGATTTGAGATAGAAGCTGAGCGGCACATAGCTTCCGAAGTACAGCTTGCAGCAAACTGCTGTAACGGTCGCGATACCAAACAAGGTACCCAACGCACGGAATGCAGATATCCGCTGTTCACGATTGCGCCAACGCGTGAACAGGATCACCATCGTTACGATTGGCAGCGCACTCTCTGGCCGTGTGAGATAGGCAAGCGCTGCAGCAACGCCAGTTAACCAACCGCTTCCCTTCACTCCATGAAGACCACGTGACTGGGCCACCGCGAGTCCTGCTGTTGCTGCGATGAGAGCCGCAGCCAACATGGTTTCCATACCATTCAGGCTGTTGAACTGAAAGACAGAGTTATCAACTAACGGCAATGCGGTAAAGAGGAAGGCGTAGGGCGTGAAGCGTAGGGGGCCACGGGCGTTGCGGCTCACCGCGAATGCGACTGTTACCAGTGCGACCCCGGAGAACAGGTAGGAGAGGGTGTACAGCAGATGGCCCGGTTGCATCGGCAGGAAGCTACCGACAAACACGACCAACTGCCATAGCAGGCTGGTCATGCCGTAGGTGTGGATGCCATCCAGATTCCAGCTCAGGCCCAGGCCCTCTCTCACACGGGCTGAGTACCGCAGGAACATCCATGCATCATCAAACCGGAGGGGCTGTGGTGCGATACGCCACATGACTGCCCACAGGATGACCACTCCGGCTGTAAGTGCAAGCGCTACAGTGCGTAAACCGCCAGACCGAGTCTGCCAATGCTTGATCATCCGTGGTGCAACTCCGTAAGAAGGGGGATCGTTACGTTCTGCACTGAGACGCAAACTGGCCGTTCATGGGTTGACTTGGCGATGGTTTCAGGAGAGGCGATCGGCAGAGGATTGCGCGATACTCGGCTTCTTCTGAGAGTGTGTGACAGTTGCGCAGCCACGCAATAGGACTACAATCTATGGAACTTTATGCTACTGAGCGCGATTCCCGAAGCCCTGACGTTTGACGACGTCCTCCTGGTACCTGCCTTTTCGGATGTGGTGCCGACCCAGGTAAACACCTCCACCCGCCTTACCTCCCGTATCACCCTGAACACACCTCTGCTCTCCGCCGCCATGGACACGGTTACCGAGTCGCGGCTGGCGATTGCCATGGCCCAGGCCGGTGGCATGGGCGTGGTGCACCGCAACCTCTCCATTGAGCAGCAAGCCTCCGAGATCGACAAGGTGAAGCGCAGTGAGAGCGGCATGATTGTCGATCCCGTGACCATCGAGCCGGAAGCACCCGTCGCTGCTGCACTGGAAGTTATGCGCAAGTACAAGATCAGCGGTGTTCCGGTGACCAAGAACAAGAAGCTGGTTGGCATTCTGACCAATCGCGATCTCCGCTTCGTCTCGCGCACCGACATTCCGGTCAGCGACGTGATGACGAAGGAGAAGCTGATCACCGTTCCTGTAGGAACCACGCTGGAAGATGCGGAGCACATTCTGCATCAGCATCGCGTAGAGAAGCTGCTTGTCGTCAACGACGCCTATGAACTCAAGGGTTTGATCACTGTTAAAGACATTCAGAAGAAGTTGAAATATCCGAATGCTTGCAAGGATGAGCAGGGACGGTTGCGGGTGGCAGGGGCGATTGGCGCTACCGGCGACTTCCTGGAGCGCGCCGCCGCACTGGTGGAGGAGAACGTGGACGCTCTCGCCATCGACTCGGCTCATGGTCACTCCAGCCGCGTTCTGGAGGCAGTGCGTGAGTGCAAGAAGCGCTTCCCCAATGTGGACCTGCTGGCGGGCAACATTGCCACCTATGACGGCTGCCTGGCCCTGATCGATGCGGGCGCGGATGCCGTGAAGGTGGGCATTGGACCGGGTTCCATCTGCACCACACGCATGGTGACCGGCGCAGGTATGCCGCAGATCACCGCGATCAGCGAGGCCTATCGTGCGGCCAAGGAACGCGGCATCACCGTGATTGCCGATGGCGGTATCAAGTACTCCGGCGACATCACCAAGGCGATTGCCGCTGGTGCTGGCTGCATCATGATCGGCTCACTCTTTGCAGGCGTGGACGAATCGCCGGGCGAGACGATTCTGTACCAGGGCCGCAGCTTCAAGGCGTATCGCGGCATGGGATCGCTTTCCGCCATGGCGCAAGGCTCCGGCGAACGCTACTTCCAGGGCAAGGACGACCTCAGCGGAGGACCGAAGCCTTCTCTCACCGCCCCGGAACCGACGGCGAATAACCGGCTCAATAAGTTCGTGCCGGAAGGCATTGAGGGTCGTGTTCCGTACCGTGGACTGCTGGGCGACATGGTGTATCAGCTTGTGGGCGGTCTGCGTTCGGGCATGGGCTATCTGGGTTGCGGATCGATTCCGGAGCTGCAGGAGAATGCGCGGTTTGTGCGGATTTCCGGCGCTGGTTTGCGTGAGTCCCACGTACACGACGTGGTGATTACACGCGAAGCTCCGAACTATCACGCAGAGTAACGGGAGAGGGAGGGGTACCCCTCCCCCCTGTTTTTCTAAAATCGTCTTTCTATTGGGTTTACGTTTTGGTTTCCGCTAAAATCGTCTTCCCATTGGAGTTAGAGCCAAAATCGTCTTTCTAAAAGAGTTAGGGCCGCGCAAAGCGCGGCCCTTTCCCTGTCCTAATTCCATTTTAGTGACTTCGAGGAAATAACATGCCAACTCTATTTCTTTTGATTTGTTAGAGTTGGCTATCCATGGGGCTTGACAGCTTGCACCGATCGCGTGGAAAGGCTGGCGGTCGGATGCCCTGCCGGTTCTACATGCTGTCGAACAATCTGACGATTCGTTCCGCTGTATTTCTGCCACTCTCGGGATTTGTTCCGGAGATCAGACGCCCCGAGGTTACGGAGTAGTCGTCAAATGCGTTCATCGCAGTGCTGTAGTAGCCCCCCGCTGCCTCAACTGCCTCAACGATTGGAACTACTTTGTCATGCCTCATCTTGTCCAAGATATTGAAGATGAGTTCCCCTTCGATCATGAATCCGGTTACTGTCCTGCCTGCAACAATGGATTTCCCGGTCTTGGCATCGATGACACCGGGCAAGATCGCTGGCCCGTGGCAGACAGTGCCGACGATGCCTTCGCGATTCCAGACATCCGCAGCGAGAGTCTGCAGATTCTTCGCAGTTGGATAGTCGTACAGTGCAGCGTGGCCGGCTGAAGCGAAGAAGACACCGTATTCTCCGAGTTTCAGATCTTCCGCTTTATTCAGCTTTGCCAGCTTTTGCATGAACGGGTGTTTGGGATTGTTGAAGACGGCCTTATCGCTACCCGAGAGAAACGGCGGCTGGAGAGAGTTGTAGTCAAGACCATGTGTGCCGGTTTCCGATGCAAGGTCGACTTCAAAGCCAGCCGAAGTGAGAACCTCGAATGGGTGGAGGGCCTCTACAAAGAACAAGCCTGTCTTGTGCCCCTGGGGATAGATGGCACCCTCATAACTTGAGATTGCGATGACTGCCTTGCGCTGAAGCTTCTTTGACATAACCGATCCTCACCTTGACTGTGGTTGAAAACTATCGAGGCGTTGACCTGGATACAGTCAACATCCTCATCTGCCACAGTGATGTTCGGCCTTTCGGGGAGGCTGGCCAATTCCATCTTCATGGAACGGAAGTCATCGCGCTCGTATTCGAGACGTACTGTTTACTGTTGTCGCCCACGTCTTTGCTCGTTCACCCGTTACCACTTATCGTGTCAGATTTGCTGATAAGGGGTTCTGCTGTGATTGCCTGGATGCAACGCCTAGAGATCTATAGCTGTTTAAGTTTCTTCGCAGCGGTTCCAAATGGACCTATTTGATAGACAGCAGCACTTACAGGTGAGAACGTGAACGGCTGAAAGCGCTCCGTAATCATTTTGTCGAGATACACCCGCTTAGCAACGCCTGTGCTGACATGCGGGCTGTAATACTTGCCTGTTTGTTTCGGAACAAAGGTTGTCACGTAGCTGATCAGCGCTGCGTCGCTATCAGGATCGCTTGGACCGGTAAACGCCGCGACTGTTCCGGTCTCAAACGTGAACGGGCTAACTGCGGCGATCAGCGCTTGCTGTAGCTGGAGCAACTCCGGTGTGGGTCTTATAACGATGCCAGCCACCCCAACATCTTTGCCTGGTGTGTAGTAGTACTTGAACGCCTCCAGCCTCATGCTGCTTATCTGGTGGGTGGAAAGCACCTTCGCCGCCGCGGCATAAACCTTTTCCAACTCATCTGTACGAACAAAACGCTGAAGCAACGTTATGTGGGGACGATGCTGCTCATCAAGAGCGAATCCCCCCGGAAAGACCTTGAGCAGTCGAGCGTTGTTCTCTTGTGCGTGGCTCAACATCGTGGCATCGGGTTCCAGCAAAATATCAATGGCGGTGACCGATCCCGCTGTGATGCTTTGCGGCGTCGCATTCGGCATCAGTGCCCCTCCCAGGAAAGAAACCAATACAATCAAAGCCCTCAGACTTATTGACATAGGATTCTCCCGTTTGTTCTGTTCGCAACTTCCACTCTTCGTCAGTTGCTGGGAAGTAGCCACGCAAGGATATTGAGCCGCCTGTTCTGGCTGACCGCGTGACCGTTCCAATCGATTTCAGCTTAGGAAGCAATCCGGGGCGAATCTACCGGTAGAAATACCAGTCTTGATTGCCCCGCTATGTGGTTTCGTGGAGTGTCGATAAGTTGGCTTATTGTCTGTAACACTGACGGGACGCTAACGGCTCCTTGCGGGCTTGCAAAGAGGTAGTTTCAGCCAATGGCCGCAGTGGTTACTATCCACCGATCCTGGAGCAAAGAACTCTTCAGTGCCTGTGTTGCGCCTTCAACGGCTTCTTCATCTGAGATTGCGAAGGCGCTTGCGACGTAGCGTTGTAAATCGGAATGGCTGCCCGCTATGCCCACACGGAGAGCATCGGAAAGAAATGGAGATATCCGCACTAAGGTAGCGGCGCCTGCGGGATTCATTTTGGTTGCGTAGTACGAGTCGTTTGATTCGAGGTGCGAGGAAGAACCTTCTCTAAGACTACGAATGAGTGCATCGAGATCGAAGTCGAGGTCAAGCAACGTGACTCCTGGTGCGAGATAGGCGGCTTCAGGCTCTTTGTGGAGTGATGATGGAGCGAATGGCTTGGCTGCTACTGTGTCACTCTCGGTGGTGCTTGAGAGATTGAGTGCTTGCTGCACCTGCACCAGCGCCATGATCACATCGTTGCGGCCTGCTATGGATGTACTTACGAATTCGAGAAAGTCGGACCGGCAGTTGTGGCTGGCGTAGTAACGACGCAGGTCAGACTTTGTCATGGAGCCACAATGTTGCAATCTCCACGCTTGCCATGATTCGTGGAACTTCAAGATGTCTTCCACCTGTGCGATTGCGCATAACAGCCAACGGAAATGCTCGACGGCCATTCCCAGAAACTCTCGCAGTTCGAACAGGATTTCCCTATCAAGAGCGGGACTGGGAATCATATAAAAATTCGGGAAGATATCTGGGTAATTCCGGATCAGTTCGAGGTCGTGCTCGGAGCTTCCGAGTCCCTGATGGGACATGTCTGAACAGTGATCTTCGAGCACGAGTTCGTGTGCGTGGTTTGTATGAAGCGGTGTGCCTGCGAGTGGGGCGAGTAAGTTGATTTGCGGATGCGATAGAGAACAACGCGCGGACTGCATGTAAATCTTCAGCGTGTCTCGAACGTCGCTCCATTGTTCTTCGGGAAAGCCGGTGATGAGTGAGGCAGTTGTACGAATGCCAAGTTGTTCGCTAACACGGAGCATCTCCTGCGCGCGTGCGGGATCAAGATCCTTGTCGATAATGCGCTGCATCCGTACTGAGCCAGATTCGATGCCGAAGAAGAGACCGCGGCATCCACTGGCACTCATCTGTTGGAGTAACTCTTCATCGATGCAATCGGTGCGCGCGCTGCAATCCCAGGTGAAGTCTTCTCCGGACGACTGCATGGCTTCGCAGAATGCGACGACGCGTTTGCGATCCACGGTGAACATGTCGTGGACGAGTTCGAAGTGGCGGATGCCGTATGTCGTGGCGATGGAACGCATCTCTGCGAGGACGCGGTCTGGGGATCGGAGACGAAAGCGTCGGCGAAAGAAATCGTTCGTGGAGCAGAATGTGCAGGAGAAGGGGCATCCACGACCGAGTTCAATCGATGCGGATTTGGCGCCGTGCAGATAACTGCTGAGGTGATAGGACGGCGACGCCAGAGAGTCGAGGTCCTCAATCACAGGTGCGTTGGGAGTTCGGCGCACTAGCTGACGATCGCGGAATGTTAGCCCGGGGACTTGTGCGAATTGATAGTCGCCTTGTAACTCACGGAGCAAGATGGGCAGGGATTTTTCCGCTTCGCCGCGAAGGATGAAGTCGACGAAGGGAAAGTTGCCGATCACCTTTTCATCGACAACAGAGGCCTGTGGGCCGCCGAAGAGGATGGTCGCGTAGGGGCGAATCTCTTTGATGGCGCGCGCTACTCTGAGGCTGAGCGGAAATGTGCTGCAGATGGAGCTGAAGCCGTACACATCGGCGTTGGCGCGCACGATTGTGGACGCAAGATGATGCGCGAAGTCATCGATCTGGTCTGTACCTGCTGCGGCGGCGAAGCGGAGGTATTCTGCGTTGACGTCAAAGACGTGCGGGCAGTCTCCCTCTGCTTCAAGAACCGCTGCGACACTCAGGATGCCAAGTTGCGGCTGCAGCGCAGCTTGCTGCACTGCCCTGCTCGCAATCTCTTCCTGTGTTCGGAACTCAGTGATCGTTGGTGCCGTGACGAGCGCGAAGTGCATCTCCACTCCTCGAATGGGAGCCGCGTTAAAACGGCGGCCAGCCCTCTTGCTCGAGACGCATATCGAGTGCGTACGTGGTGCCACCAGCCTCCGTGCTCTTTGCAGCAATACCCTTCGGAGCAACGGCCTTCTGGCTAGGAGAGCAGATCTGCTTGAACGGCAGTTGGCTCGTTTGCAGCAGTTCATGAAGCTTGGCGAGAAACAGCTTGCCCTCTTCTGTATGAGGGATCTTCACCTGCAGGGATTCCTGCTGCACTACCGTGGGCGATGGCCCACGCGTTCCGGTGGGTTTCGGCTTAGAGATTTTCACTGACTTCGAAGCAGTCTTCTTCGAAGCTACTGAAGCGGTCTTTTTTGCCTTGGTAGCTTTTTTCGCAGCGGGGGAAGAACCAGGAACACGTGCCATGTGACCTCGTTGTATCTTCTCGACCTATGCTCGGAGCTGCTGTTGAAGATAGCGTAGGCGAGATCGATTAAGGATGATTTACTAGCTTTCCGAGTTGGATTGTAGAACTCTGTTCGCCGAGGTTCAAATAAATTGTGTCGCCAGAAACCGACAAATTGAAGGCTCGGGGTAAGACGTTGTCGATGGATGCTCTTTGTTTATGAAAGTGAGCTACGTCGAAAGGTGCACCAAATGCTCTCGTCTTTGCGTTGAAGGGCAGGCCATAGATACAAGAAAAGCCGTCACCGTTGGAGACGTAATAGATCGTCTTACCGTCTCCTGACCAGCGTGGATGCCAGGGAGTACCGCTGCCAACAGGAATCGCAAGCCAGTTTGTTTCAGCCTCGCCTGTCTGCGGATTCAGACGGACGGCATACATGAGTTTGCGGTCTTCTTTCTCTTCGATGAAAAGCAGGAACCCATTTTCGGGGGACCAGCTTACATCGCCTAGCGACAGGCCGGGTGCTCCTAAGATGACCTTCTGACTGCCGTCGCCACGGTTCATCAGGTTGACCGTGCGGTGCTTCTCATCGCGGAAGAAGAATGCCTTGTCGTGCTGGAACCATCCCATGGGTTCCAAGCAGTTGGCACAGGCCCGCTTCATCGTGCCGCCGCGTTGACCGTCGTAAATGGCATAGGATCCGTCATTCTCCATTTGCGTATATGCGATCCACTGGCCCGTTTCATCAATGATTGGCGAAAGGACCGGTGTGCCTGCCTGGATGAGTATGGATTCCTGCCCGGTGCTTGTGTCGCGCATGAGGATCTGCCGTTCTCTCCTGCGCCCTCTTGCGTACACAACCATGCGTCCGCCTTCCGCCGCGAACGGTGTACCGTCAATATCTGCGTCCTGTGTCAGCTTCTCGAAGTCATGCCTTTGTCCTTTGAGAGCATGTGTGATCTGCCAGATATGCAGAGCCCCTGAGGTGCGCGTAAAGGCAATATCTCCCTTAGAAGAAATGGATGGATCGAGATCTGCCGCATTCTCGTTGAGAAGCCATTTCATCTGGTCCGTCGCTTCGAGTGTGTTTGGATCCAACGCGAGAGAGAGAAGACTTGAACGGCGTGAGTCGCCAGAGGCGCTGAAGATAAGGCTGTCTGAAATCCAGTTGACGGAATTCAACCTACTGGGAAGAAGTTTGCCCGCTCGTAACTTTGCAAAAGCATTCGTGGGGTGAGGCACACCATCGGCAATCTTCATGGTCCACCAGTCGAAGCAGCCCTGTGGGGACTGGTCGTGTGCTGCGCAACCACCGAATAGGACAGAAGTACCGTCCGTACTCCATACGGGGAAGCGTGCGTCGAGAAACGTGGAAACAAGCTGCCGTGGTGTGCCCCCGGCGAGCGACATGATGTACAGCTTTCCGGACAGATTGCTCTGGTCCGGATCCCCAGTCCAATACAACATTTTTTGACCATCGGGTGAGATGGATGGATTCCTGCCGCGCGGTACGAGCAGCGTGGCTTCGTCAGGGTTCTGCACGCTTGTGACGTAAATGCCTCCTCCATTCCGTTCGGAGCGGTAGGCAACTACGGTGCCGTCTGGAGAGATGCTGGGATCACCCTCACGCGAGCGATCATGGGTGATGCGTCGTAACGTCCCGGAGGGCAACGGCTGGACGAAGATGTCGAGGTTACCGCTCTCCGCCTGATCGGATGAATAAGCCAGATACTTCCCATCGCGGGAGAGCGACGGGCTTTCGGATTCATCCGTGTCGGGAGTGAGCTGGCGCATGTCGCAGATTTGGCAGGGTTCTACCTTCGGTGTGCGAGCCGTACGCAACAGCAATGCACCACCGGCCGCAACCAGCACAATTGCGGCAGTTGCAAGCAAGCGCGGATGCTTTCTCCAGGTGGGTAACAGGAGTGCCTTCCGAACCTCAGCTATGTTTTCAAACCGATCTTCCGGATTGCGTTGCGTACAACGCCGAATGACTCCGTCCCAACGGGAGGGGTAACCCTGCTTCGCAGCTTTGCTTCGCGCAGTTCCTCCGGCCGATGTTGGCTTAGGACGGGAACCGGTCATCATCTCGTGCAGGACAACGCCCAAGGCATATTGATCGGCAAGAGGGCTGACCCGTCCCTGCTCTTCCTGTTCCGGAGCCATGTAGCCGGGGGTTCCCATACCGCTCACCGAGTCCACCGCGGCTTCTCCGTGAGGGACGCGGATGGAGAGCCCGAAGTCCGTGATCACGGCACGGGTGTGCCCGTTTCCTAAACCAACCAGAATCACGTTACCGCTCTTGAAATCCCGGTGGGTGACCCCCTGCGTGTGCGCCGCTTCGATTCCCGAGAGAAGCTGGGATGCGACGAGGAGACCCAGCTGCGGGGAAAGCTTTCCATCCTGACGGATTTTCTCGAGCAGCGTGGGACCCAGGAGAAGTTCCATGCTCAGGAACCAGGTCGGCCCTTCCTCGGACCCGTCGTGCAGAAAGAGTTCGTGAACACGGCAGATGTTGGGATGGGAGATTTCGCGTGTGAGCCGCACTTCCTGCTTGAACCGCTCAATAACCTCCGCATGGACGGCGATATGGGGCAGGATGGTTTTTACGGCGACTTCTTGAGTCAGCTCCCTGTCCCAGGCCTCATACACTTCGCCCATGCCGCCGGCGTTGATGAATCGCTTGATCTCAAATCGCCGCGCCAGGACATCCCCCTGGTGGAAGCGCGGGAGACGATCCTCAGGTTGCAGGTAGGCATGGAGATCACCCGCGGCGGTTTCAAGAAAATCGCCGGCGGAGGCGTCCGACTCCAGCAGACGCAGGACTTCGGCTACAAGCTCCGGGTCCTCAGAACATGACGTTTCGACGATGGCACGCTGCTCCGCTTCAGGAGCGTCTACCGCGAGATCAAAGACCTGCTTTACTCTTGCCCACCGTTCAGCATTCATGAGGTGTGCTGCGTCTTGGCACGAGTTCTCCGTGCAACCACGCTCTTGCCATGGACCAATCGCGTTTCGCGGTCCGAACAGAGATATCGAGGATCTCTGCGATCTCTTCAAACGACAGGCCTGCGAAGAAACGCATCTCGACGACCTGTGCCTGCCGCTTATCAAAGGCCGCCAGGGAATCCAAGGCACTGTTCAGTGCAAGGATGTCTACGGGCTGCGTTGACACCTGCATTTGCGAACTAAATTCGACCTGCTGGTGGGCGCCTGGACGTTTTGCTGCTTTTGCAGACCGTGCGTGATCGACCAGCACCCGTCGCATGATGGTGGATGCCAACGCGAAGAAGTGGGCCTTGTTCTGGAAATCGAGATTGTCCAGATTCAGAAGCTGTAGATAGGCCTCGTTGACCAGAACCGTGGGCTGCAGCGTGTGATTGGGACGCTCATATCGCATCTTGCGCTCTGCAAGCGCATGGAGCTCACGATAGACAAGCGGCATCAAAACGGAAGCAGCTTCCGAGTCGCCCGCCCGAGCGCGCCGCAATAACTGCGTGACGTGCTGTGGCCCTGAGATCGAATTGAGTGAATCCAACATGCGTAGCCCCGGGAAAGTAACTGCAGTGTCGAATGGCCCGAGTATACCCGTATTGCTATACGCCTTTCACCTGATATCTGACATCGTGAAAAAAAATGGCACGATCTGTGAACGATTCGCGCATTAGGAAGTGAGGGCGGAAAAAGGTCCTCAAGTGCTCGAGGAGTCAGCCATGATCTTGCAGCCCCTTACCCGCAATCTTCGCCGAAAGACAGTGCTCAAGGCGGGCTTTTTGATAGTGAAGGTCCTGATATTTCTGCCGCTTTCTCTTCTTGCGCAGACACGGGCTACCGAAGTTACTACGGATCCGATTGCTTTTTCTGCCGATGTTTCAATGCAAACCTTCGGCCAAGACCATGCTGACTTTGCGGTTGTTACGAA contains the following coding sequences:
- the rimP gene encoding ribosome maturation factor RimP codes for the protein MAVSMDAIRAAAERVAASHGLEVVEVDFTGAGKARALRVFVEKDAAGRDALKAKATEAANDPDAESLGLPSGVPIEALSGVTHEDCAVFAQDFGTVLDVEELVPGTQEYVLEVSSPGIERRLYKPADYQRFQGFLVAVKLFTPINSMKTLTGRMTFADDAVTLDLSAVKQKGKKKKGTEPPPQTVTIPLRDIEKANLVAEF
- the guaB gene encoding IMP dehydrogenase; amino-acid sequence: MLLSAIPEALTFDDVLLVPAFSDVVPTQVNTSTRLTSRITLNTPLLSAAMDTVTESRLAIAMAQAGGMGVVHRNLSIEQQASEIDKVKRSESGMIVDPVTIEPEAPVAAALEVMRKYKISGVPVTKNKKLVGILTNRDLRFVSRTDIPVSDVMTKEKLITVPVGTTLEDAEHILHQHRVEKLLVVNDAYELKGLITVKDIQKKLKYPNACKDEQGRLRVAGAIGATGDFLERAAALVEENVDALAIDSAHGHSSRVLEAVRECKKRFPNVDLLAGNIATYDGCLALIDAGADAVKVGIGPGSICTTRMVTGAGMPQITAISEAYRAAKERGITVIADGGIKYSGDITKAIAAGAGCIMIGSLFAGVDESPGETILYQGRSFKAYRGMGSLSAMAQGSGERYFQGKDDLSGGPKPSLTAPEPTANNRLNKFVPEGIEGRVPYRGLLGDMVYQLVGGLRSGMGYLGCGSIPELQENARFVRISGAGLRESHVHDVVITREAPNYHAE
- a CDS encoding molecular chaperone Hsp31, with product MSKKLQRKAVIAISSYEGAIYPQGHKTGLFFVEALHPFEVLTSAGFEVDLASETGTHGLDYNSLQPPFLSGSDKAVFNNPKHPFMQKLAKLNKAEDLKLGEYGVFFASAGHAALYDYPTAKNLQTLAADVWNREGIVGTVCHGPAILPGVIDAKTGKSIVAGRTVTGFMIEGELIFNILDKMRHDKVVPIVEAVEAAGGYYSTAMNAFDDYSVTSGRLISGTNPESGRNTAERIVRLFDSM
- a CDS encoding 2'-5' RNA ligase family protein encodes the protein MPNATPQSITAGSVTAIDILLEPDATMLSHAQENNARLLKVFPGGFALDEQHRPHITLLQRFVRTDELEKVYAAAAKVLSTHQISSMRLEAFKYYYTPGKDVGVAGIVIRPTPELLQLQQALIAAVSPFTFETGTVAAFTGPSDPDSDAALISYVTTFVPKQTGKYYSPHVSTGVAKRVYLDKMITERFQPFTFSPVSAAVYQIGPFGTAAKKLKQL
- a CDS encoding B12-binding domain-containing radical SAM protein, producing MHFALVTAPTITEFRTQEEIASRAVQQAALQPQLGILSVAAVLEAEGDCPHVFDVNAEYLRFAAAAGTDQIDDFAHHLASTIVRANADVYGFSSICSTFPLSLRVARAIKEIRPYATILFGGPQASVVDEKVIGNFPFVDFILRGEAEKSLPILLRELQGDYQFAQVPGLTFRDRQLVRRTPNAPVIEDLDSLASPSYHLSSYLHGAKSASIELGRGCPFSCTFCSTNDFFRRRFRLRSPDRVLAEMRSIATTYGIRHFELVHDMFTVDRKRVVAFCEAMQSSGEDFTWDCSARTDCIDEELLQQMSASGCRGLFFGIESGSVRMQRIIDKDLDPARAQEMLRVSEQLGIRTTASLITGFPEEQWSDVRDTLKIYMQSARCSLSHPQINLLAPLAGTPLHTNHAHELVLEDHCSDMSHQGLGSSEHDLELIRNYPDIFPNFYMIPSPALDREILFELREFLGMAVEHFRWLLCAIAQVEDILKFHESWQAWRLQHCGSMTKSDLRRYYASHNCRSDFLEFVSTSIAGRNDVIMALVQVQQALNLSSTTESDTVAAKPFAPSSLHKEPEAAYLAPGVTLLDLDFDLDALIRSLREGSSSHLESNDSYYATKMNPAGAATLVRISPFLSDALRVGIAGSHSDLQRYVASAFAISDEEAVEGATQALKSSLLQDRWIVTTAAIG
- a CDS encoding protein kinase domain-containing protein, encoding MNAERWARVKQVFDLAVDAPEAEQRAIVETSCSEDPELVAEVLRLLESDASAGDFLETAAGDLHAYLQPEDRLPRFHQGDVLARRFEIKRFINAGGMGEVYEAWDRELTQEVAVKTILPHIAVHAEVIERFKQEVRLTREISHPNICRVHELFLHDGSEEGPTWFLSMELLLGPTLLEKIRQDGKLSPQLGLLVASQLLSGIEAAHTQGVTHRDFKSGNVILVGLGNGHTRAVITDFGLSIRVPHGEAAVDSVSGMGTPGYMAPEQEEQGRVSPLADQYALGVVLHEMMTGSRPKPTSAGGTARSKAAKQGYPSRWDGVIRRCTQRNPEDRFENIAEVRKALLLPTWRKHPRLLATAAIVLVAAGGALLLRTARTPKVEPCQICDMRQLTPDTDESESPSLSRDGKYLAYSSDQAESGNLDIFVQPLPSGTLRRITHDRSREGDPSISPDGTVVAYRSERNGGGIYVTSVQNPDEATLLVPRGRNPSISPDGQKMLYWTGDPDQSNLSGKLYIMSLAGGTPRQLVSTFLDARFPVWSTDGTSVLFGGCAAHDQSPQGCFDWWTMKIADGVPHPTNAFAKLRAGKLLPSRLNSVNWISDSLIFSASGDSRRSSLLSLALDPNTLEATDQMKWLLNENAADLDPSISSKGDIAFTRTSGALHIWQITHALKGQRHDFEKLTQDADIDGTPFAAEGGRMVVYARGRRRERQILMRDTSTGQESILIQAGTPVLSPIIDETGQWIAYTQMENDGSYAIYDGQRGGTMKRACANCLEPMGWFQHDKAFFFRDEKHRTVNLMNRGDGSQKVILGAPGLSLGDVSWSPENGFLLFIEEKEDRKLMYAVRLNPQTGEAETNWLAIPVGSGTPWHPRWSGDGKTIYYVSNGDGFSCIYGLPFNAKTRAFGAPFDVAHFHKQRASIDNVLPRAFNLSVSGDTIYLNLGEQSSTIQLGKLVNHP